A stretch of Moorena sp. SIOASIH DNA encodes these proteins:
- a CDS encoding AAA family ATPase, with product MVGDNKSEFISLFQEFISSYPYTPVGLSHMATYKEQRRLWCRNFEAISAIVESGEAITEPILFQLFPDRELAITLNSQYGEGDDSWILTIPRKRDNYLELRLPLKLKYQHKWIQRLVEQIGYDILEFVGCCTKHPNQLSAACHQFSTGEYSKGFPTEMLTNLLNGLQPDRFLLINDNSRQVINYFVNKSYGKKLTDYPAANSTGFNLIKALDNTMHQPGVPVLRDNDLFDMFCYWLVAVKGYNFSGQELRRVEEVIEFTSDASRMALPEEYTVSDCAKDTGFDIAELEGWIRAIERKGQGIFYGPPGTGKTYSAQKIANHLISGSDGFTELVQFHPAYSYEDFIQGIRPQSQNGELRYPLVPGRFLEFCKKAESRQGICVLIIDEINRANLASVFGELLYLLEYRAQKIPLAGSNQLFSIPKNVRIIGTMNTADRSIALVDQAFRRRFAFIRLYPNYEILRRYHQTTDFPVNGLIKILEQINNAIADPNYSLGISFFLLETIAEEIEDIWQREIEPYLEEYFFDQRDKLDQFRWDTIKLRIKN from the coding sequence ATGGTGGGGGATAATAAATCTGAATTTATCAGTCTATTTCAGGAATTTATCAGTTCATATCCCTACACACCGGTTGGGTTAAGTCACATGGCAACCTACAAAGAGCAGCGTCGCCTTTGGTGTCGGAATTTTGAAGCAATCTCTGCTATAGTGGAGTCTGGAGAAGCTATAACAGAACCGATACTGTTTCAGCTATTCCCTGATAGAGAATTGGCGATTACGTTGAATAGTCAATATGGTGAGGGTGATGATTCATGGATACTAACTATTCCTAGAAAACGTGATAATTATTTAGAATTACGATTGCCATTAAAACTGAAATATCAGCATAAATGGATACAAAGGTTAGTAGAGCAGATTGGTTACGACATCCTTGAATTTGTTGGTTGCTGCACTAAGCATCCTAATCAGTTATCAGCAGCTTGTCATCAGTTTTCTACAGGGGAATACTCTAAAGGTTTTCCGACGGAAATGCTGACGAATCTCCTCAATGGGCTGCAACCAGATAGGTTTCTGTTAATCAATGATAATTCTCGACAGGTTATCAACTATTTTGTGAATAAATCCTACGGAAAAAAACTGACAGATTATCCAGCTGCCAATTCTACAGGATTTAATCTGATTAAAGCATTAGATAACACTATGCATCAACCGGGTGTACCAGTGCTCAGGGATAATGATTTATTCGATATGTTTTGCTACTGGTTGGTGGCGGTTAAAGGGTATAATTTTTCGGGTCAGGAACTCCGAAGAGTAGAGGAGGTTATCGAATTTACCTCTGATGCTTCAAGGATGGCGTTACCAGAGGAGTATACGGTAAGCGACTGTGCTAAAGATACTGGTTTTGATATCGCAGAGTTAGAGGGATGGATACGTGCTATTGAACGCAAAGGACAAGGAATTTTTTACGGCCCACCAGGTACAGGTAAAACCTATAGTGCTCAAAAAATTGCTAACCATTTAATCAGTGGAAGTGATGGATTCACGGAACTTGTCCAATTCCATCCTGCCTATTCCTATGAAGACTTTATTCAAGGTATCCGTCCACAAAGTCAAAATGGGGAATTGAGATATCCTTTAGTTCCAGGCAGATTTCTAGAATTCTGTAAGAAAGCTGAGTCTCGGCAAGGAATTTGTGTTCTAATCATCGATGAAATTAATCGTGCTAACCTCGCTAGTGTGTTTGGAGAATTATTGTATCTACTAGAGTACCGGGCTCAAAAAATTCCCTTAGCTGGCAGTAATCAACTATTCAGTATCCCGAAAAATGTTCGGATTATCGGTACTATGAACACAGCGGATCGTTCTATTGCTCTAGTTGATCAGGCATTTCGCCGTCGCTTCGCATTTATTCGGCTCTATCCCAACTATGAAATCCTGAGACGATATCACCAAACAACGGATTTTCCAGTGAATGGATTGATTAAGATACTCGAACAAATAAATAATGCGATCGCAGATCCTAACTACTCCCTCGGAATCTCCTTCTTTCTACTAGAAACAATAGCTGAGGAAATTGAAGATATCTGGCAAAGGGAAATTGAGCCATATCTAGAAGAATACTTTTTCGATCAACGAGACAAACTAGACCAATTTC
- a CDS encoding ASCH domain-containing protein, producing MPNVLLLSIRPKYANQLFNGTKKIELRRVRPRLEPGDIVVVYVSAPDKVLSGFFEVEDVIQDRPDILWYKVKDNAGIEKKDFNEYYEEAAVGYGICLKLIEHFEPPVTLQDLRAKWANFRPPQSYHYLTTSQFEHLKSIVEDKMAIMSDK from the coding sequence ATGCCCAATGTGTTGTTATTATCAATTCGTCCTAAATATGCTAATCAATTATTCAATGGAACAAAAAAAATTGAACTTCGTCGGGTGCGTCCTCGATTAGAACCAGGGGATATTGTTGTGGTTTATGTCTCGGCTCCAGATAAGGTTTTATCGGGTTTTTTTGAAGTAGAAGATGTTATTCAAGACCGCCCAGATATCCTTTGGTATAAAGTAAAAGACAATGCTGGTATAGAAAAAAAAGATTTTAATGAATATTATGAGGAAGCCGCCGTCGGTTATGGGATTTGCTTAAAACTCATAGAACATTTTGAGCCACCAGTAACCTTACAAGATTTGAGAGCAAAATGGGCTAACTTTAGACCTCCACAATCTTATCATTACTTGACGACTAGTCAATTTGAGCATCTTAAGTCTATTGTAGAGGATAAAATGGCAATTATGTCAGATAAGTAA
- a CDS encoding GNAT family N-acetyltransferase translates to MTQEIQLQIETIDEKSLHLRTVKALGRADAKTLGHFPEGAFDQHALSRQILVALTPEKKCTGYLLYRKVRRHNIIVIVHLCIEPSWRGNGIARKLVNYLSQNTQDFYGIKLKCRRDYGLEKMWSHLDFVPLAEKPGRSKDGKLLTVWWRDHDHPTLFSTVATQKLESKLCAVIDTSVFFDLQGDEARSKAESDSLLADWLQPDLELCITNEIFKVINTIEDSKQRNGKRQLADTFTQLPYNQKDFQTACRALTKVLLSTQVTINKSDLSQLAIAIASDAPFFLTRNSQILAIADAINEEFNLSILSPTSLIVKLDYLHEYINYQPVRLAGTGITRQVVHKLDQVPFLSQTFLVDAKKEKLSDFQGRLGYIIANPDKFKCYIILQSENNTLALIAYHTQKNHELNVPIFRVRSGSLEETLARHLIFWFISLSVSDNLQFTRITEPYLNQTILSAIQDDAFFQVKDGYLNANLAVAVTATELSDYLTNLANRSQDYNFCLKIAETLKTDNLTKAVKTTLDVERILWPAKIIDAELPTIIIPIQAEWAKELFDEDLANQYLLGSKTDLALKRELVYYRSHRANGGLKPGVVGRIIWYVSYNKKYCGTGQVRACSRLDEVVVNKPKNLHQQFRRLGVYELKDLMKLTKNDPDKNMMALRFSDTELFKNPIDLAEIKEILGKRLTLQSPLRISQEQFTIIYREGTQN, encoded by the coding sequence GTGACACAAGAGATACAGCTTCAAATTGAAACAATTGATGAAAAATCCCTGCACCTAAGGACAGTCAAGGCTTTGGGACGAGCAGACGCAAAAACTCTTGGTCATTTTCCTGAAGGAGCTTTTGATCAACACGCACTCAGTCGTCAAATACTTGTGGCGCTTACTCCTGAAAAAAAGTGTACCGGTTATTTGTTATACCGGAAGGTGCGTAGGCATAATATCATCGTTATTGTTCATCTATGCATCGAGCCATCATGGCGTGGTAACGGTATTGCTAGAAAGCTGGTTAATTATCTAAGTCAGAACACTCAGGACTTTTACGGCATTAAACTCAAATGCCGTCGTGATTATGGATTAGAGAAAATGTGGTCTCACTTAGACTTTGTTCCTTTGGCTGAAAAACCCGGAAGGAGCAAGGATGGAAAACTACTTACCGTTTGGTGGCGCGATCACGACCATCCTACCCTATTTTCTACGGTTGCTACCCAAAAACTTGAGTCTAAATTATGTGCAGTCATTGATACCAGCGTGTTTTTTGACTTGCAAGGAGATGAAGCTAGGTCAAAGGCCGAATCCGACTCTCTACTAGCTGATTGGTTACAACCTGACTTGGAGTTATGTATAACTAATGAAATATTTAAGGTCATCAATACTATTGAGGATAGTAAACAAAGGAATGGTAAACGCCAGTTAGCCGATACCTTTACTCAACTCCCCTACAATCAGAAAGACTTTCAAACAGCTTGTCGCGCTCTAACCAAGGTTTTGTTATCAACTCAGGTAACTATCAATAAATCTGACCTAAGTCAGTTAGCTATAGCCATAGCTTCAGATGCACCATTTTTTTTGACTCGTAATTCACAAATACTAGCGATCGCAGATGCTATCAATGAGGAATTTAACTTATCAATCCTTAGTCCTACTAGTTTAATTGTTAAGCTAGATTATCTTCACGAATATATTAACTATCAGCCTGTACGCTTAGCAGGCACAGGTATCACTAGACAAGTTGTTCATAAATTAGATCAGGTACCTTTCTTGAGTCAAACGTTTTTGGTTGATGCTAAGAAAGAAAAACTTAGTGATTTTCAAGGAAGGCTGGGCTATATTATTGCTAATCCCGATAAATTTAAGTGTTATATTATTCTCCAGTCAGAAAATAATACCCTAGCTTTAATTGCGTATCATACCCAGAAAAATCATGAGTTAAACGTCCCAATTTTTCGGGTTAGATCTGGTTCTCTTGAAGAAACCCTGGCGCGGCACTTAATTTTTTGGTTTATATCCCTGTCAGTAAGTGACAATTTGCAATTTACACGAATTACTGAACCTTATTTGAATCAAACTATTCTTAGCGCTATTCAAGATGATGCATTTTTTCAAGTTAAGGATGGCTATTTAAATGCCAATCTTGCGGTTGCGGTTACGGCGACAGAATTATCCGACTATCTCACTAATTTAGCTAATCGAAGTCAGGATTATAACTTTTGCCTAAAAATTGCTGAAACCCTCAAAACTGATAATTTAACCAAAGCGGTAAAAACAACTCTAGACGTTGAACGAATACTTTGGCCAGCCAAAATTATTGATGCTGAGCTTCCTACTATAATCATTCCTATTCAAGCAGAATGGGCGAAAGAATTATTCGATGAAGACTTAGCTAACCAGTACCTATTAGGATCTAAAACTGATCTGGCGCTAAAACGTGAACTTGTCTATTATCGAAGCCATCGAGCTAATGGTGGCTTAAAACCAGGGGTTGTTGGTAGAATTATCTGGTATGTAAGCTATAATAAAAAATATTGCGGCACAGGACAGGTAAGAGCTTGCTCTAGACTTGATGAAGTAGTCGTCAACAAACCTAAAAATCTCCATCAACAGTTTCGCCGATTGGGTGTATATGAATTAAAAGATTTAATGAAGCTTACCAAAAATGATCCCGATAAAAATATGATGGCGCTTCGATTTAGTGATACTGAACTGTTTAAAAATCCTATAGATTTGGCGGAAATTAAAGAAATACTGGGTAAGCGTTTAACACTTCAATCACCGTTGCGGATTTCTCAAGAACAATTTACAATAATATATAGAGAAGGCACCCAAAATTAA
- a CDS encoding transporter substrate-binding domain-containing protein: protein MSDLIDLFGKQVATVADTTSARYMNQQPVKLIEFEQVEDAYKALKAGQVQALVYDSPTLLYQTSQNREYQIVGELFAEQDYGIVLPQGSHYREAINRIILQLQEDGELTNLEQKWFPSNQ, encoded by the coding sequence ATTTCTGATCTTATCGATCTATTCGGAAAACAAGTTGCTACTGTCGCAGACACAACTTCTGCCAGATATATGAATCAACAGCCAGTCAAGCTGATTGAATTTGAGCAGGTGGAAGATGCATACAAAGCTCTCAAAGCGGGTCAAGTGCAGGCTCTAGTTTATGATTCACCAACGTTACTTTACCAAACTTCACAAAACCGAGAATACCAGATTGTAGGTGAGTTGTTTGCTGAACAAGACTACGGTATAGTTTTGCCTCAAGGTAGCCATTATCGCGAGGCAATCAACCGAATTATTTTGCAATTACAGGAAGACGGAGAACTGACCAACCTAGAGCAAAAATGGTTTCCTTCTAACCAGTAA
- a CDS encoding transposase, translated as MKTPTKVIRTDKWTLNPTTEQRVLLGETVEVYRRACRYLVGIIYTHWGELGGLTADQLTPAVEKLMHKTAKRPNIKYPQFNEAFYKFPSYLRRAAIAFSAGQVSSFVTRYRDWQSGSRKRKDAKPPRLNANTGCYPSLYKGQCYKLHGFNTVEIKVFNGSDWVWTDVQITRLRERHLVTSNKMMSPSIVMNNRGYYLSVPFTCKPEKRKPEANVTAVDLGINTTATIAVVTHSGTVIHREFIHPGRDIDRRDKRLKSVSMRASKTMGKGGKLHKGFCSKTYKKCRRINHQIGHIVSRRIVEIAKQFNSEAIVFENLKGWKPKGGKKRSNLRQRFHGWLKAKIRDFTEMKWSELGGKVIEVVAAYTSKLAYDGSGKVRRDSTNYSLATFPSCKRFNADLNGAYNIGARGVLKLVRRNSNEGRSSKRSRRPPRSWACLCDLWARGSSRLA; from the coding sequence ATGAAAACGCCAACCAAGGTCATTCGCACTGATAAATGGACTCTCAACCCGACTACTGAGCAGCGTGTACTGCTTGGTGAGACGGTCGAAGTCTATCGTCGTGCTTGTCGGTATCTGGTTGGTATCATTTATACTCATTGGGGAGAACTTGGGGGACTAACAGCAGATCAATTGACTCCTGCTGTTGAGAAATTGATGCATAAAACGGCTAAACGCCCTAACATCAAATATCCCCAATTCAATGAAGCTTTCTATAAATTTCCTAGTTACTTACGTCGTGCTGCGATCGCATTCTCTGCTGGTCAGGTTAGCAGCTTCGTTACTCGCTATCGAGATTGGCAATCAGGAAGCAGAAAGAGAAAGGATGCTAAGCCTCCAAGACTAAATGCAAATACCGGTTGTTATCCCTCCCTTTACAAGGGGCAATGCTACAAACTACATGGTTTCAATACAGTAGAAATAAAAGTATTTAATGGCTCTGATTGGGTCTGGACTGACGTTCAAATTACTAGATTAAGAGAGCGTCACTTGGTAACATCCAATAAAATGATGTCTCCTTCTATAGTGATGAACAACAGGGGTTATTACCTGTCAGTTCCATTTACCTGCAAGCCAGAAAAGAGGAAACCGGAGGCCAATGTTACAGCAGTTGATTTAGGAATCAACACAACAGCCACAATAGCAGTCGTAACTCATAGCGGCACTGTAATTCATCGTGAATTTATTCACCCGGGAAGAGACATAGACCGCCGAGATAAACGACTAAAATCCGTGTCCATGCGGGCGTCTAAGACTATGGGTAAAGGTGGAAAGCTTCACAAAGGTTTCTGTTCTAAGACCTACAAAAAATGCCGAAGAATTAATCACCAAATAGGCCACATCGTTTCAAGAAGAATCGTTGAGATTGCTAAACAGTTCAACTCTGAAGCCATTGTGTTTGAGAATCTAAAAGGCTGGAAACCAAAAGGTGGAAAGAAAAGGTCTAACCTGCGACAAAGATTCCATGGATGGCTCAAGGCCAAAATTCGCGATTTTACTGAAATGAAATGGTCTGAATTGGGGGGCAAAGTGATAGAAGTCGTAGCGGCCTACACTTCAAAATTAGCCTATGATGGTTCTGGTAAAGTTAGACGCGACTCAACAAATTACTCCCTAGCAACCTTCCCTTCATGTAAGCGGTTCAATGCCGACTTAAACGGTGCTTACAATATCGGTGCTAGAGGTGTGCTTAAACTCGTTCGTAGAAATAGCAACGAGGGTCGTTCCAGCAAAAGATCTCGACGACCGCCTAGAAGCTGGGCTTGCTTGTGTGATCTGTGGGCTAGGGGTAGCTCCAGATTAGCATAA
- a CDS encoding potassium channel family protein, translating into MANLIRQVRAHLAGIWESLWWSLVKATTVGYGDKSPVSFVGRLVAIVWMFTGLFVVAYFTAAITADRLEQKRDAFPHLFQVGVKER; encoded by the coding sequence TTGGCGAATTTAATTCGCCAAGTAAGAGCGCATTTAGCAGGTATTTGGGAATCCTTATGGTGGTCTTTAGTAAAGGCTACAACTGTAGGCTATGGTGATAAATCTCCCGTTAGTTTTGTGGGGCGTTTGGTGGCAATTGTTTGGATGTTTACTGGATTATTCGTGGTTGCCTACTTCACAGCAGCCATCACAGCTGATCGTCTTGAACAAAAACGCGACGCATTCCCCCACCTCTTCCAGGTGGGGGTCAAGGAGCGCTAG
- a CDS encoding N-acetylmuramoyl-L-alanine amidase, with amino-acid sequence MSFTASVISAKEWGAKPPKKWPDTTRPRYIIIHHTATPNAPNDLSKGTLWGSRSLARSIQKSHMDGFGWDDSGHNFLNTTGGYLLEGRQSSLSAIKKGLSVSSAHAGSTLGNQSPGIENEGTFISYRMNAKQWKSLVDLCVSICNTTKISPDNIKGHRDFSPTQCPGDWLYSQLPRLRREVRQRLDSSVEDYIREGDTGLKVKELQQSLQTQGFSPGPIDGIFGPATTKAVISFQKFEGLNANGLVGSKTWEALKSSSKPSEKSPSEPGNKKREPVLLLNTYKYYRGLPHQKQAIEWLQKQLPKEVLEEFSERWRNDQPSSAYLPLIQGAVGSEVEELQQLLQTQGFYSGATDGDFGTRTKSAVIAYQKAKGLYADGIVGSITWSTLNLD; translated from the coding sequence ATGTCTTTCACTGCTAGTGTCATTTCAGCAAAAGAATGGGGAGCTAAACCCCCAAAAAAATGGCCAGATACCACTCGACCACGATATATTATTATTCACCATACTGCTACTCCCAATGCCCCGAATGATCTATCGAAAGGAACCTTATGGGGATCCAGAAGTTTGGCTAGGAGTATTCAAAAATCTCACATGGATGGCTTTGGCTGGGATGACTCAGGTCACAACTTTTTGAATACCACCGGTGGCTATTTACTCGAAGGTAGACAGAGTTCCTTATCAGCGATAAAAAAAGGACTTTCTGTCAGCTCTGCTCATGCTGGTAGCACCCTAGGTAACCAGTCACCTGGAATTGAAAATGAAGGTACCTTTATCAGCTACCGGATGAATGCCAAACAATGGAAAAGTTTGGTAGATTTATGTGTTTCGATTTGCAACACTACCAAGATTAGCCCAGACAATATTAAAGGGCATCGAGACTTTTCACCAACCCAATGCCCTGGAGACTGGTTATACAGTCAATTGCCTCGGTTGCGCCGAGAAGTTCGTCAGCGCCTTGACTCATCAGTTGAAGACTATATCAGAGAAGGAGACACTGGTCTGAAAGTCAAAGAGCTACAGCAATCCCTCCAAACTCAAGGGTTTAGTCCCGGTCCAATTGATGGCATTTTTGGTCCTGCTACTACCAAAGCAGTGATTTCCTTTCAGAAGTTTGAAGGACTAAATGCCAATGGATTAGTGGGTTCAAAGACCTGGGAAGCACTGAAAAGTTCTTCTAAACCATCAGAGAAATCTCCTTCTGAACCAGGTAACAAGAAGCGGGAGCCTGTGCTGCTCCTTAACACCTACAAGTATTATCGTGGCTTACCTCACCAAAAACAAGCGATTGAGTGGCTGCAAAAACAGCTACCAAAAGAAGTCTTGGAAGAGTTTTCAGAAAGATGGCGTAACGATCAACCCTCATCTGCGTATCTTCCTTTAATTCAAGGAGCAGTTGGATCAGAAGTAGAGGAACTACAGCAGCTGCTCCAAACCCAAGGATTTTATTCTGGTGCAACCGATGGTGATTTTGGAACTCGGACAAAATCTGCTGTGATTGCTTATCAGAAAGCGAAAGGATTATATGCTGATGGGATTGTGGGTTCGATAACTTGGTCTACTTTGAATCTTGACTAA
- a CDS encoding DUF427 domain-containing protein, with amino-acid sequence MSYAAWYYSTTKEKAKPIEGYVAFQGGVRVEV; translated from the coding sequence ATAAGCTATGCAGCCTGGTATTACTCAACTACCAAGGAGAAGGCGAAACCTATTGAAGGCTATGTTGCTTTCCAGGGCGGGGTGAGAGTTGAGGTGTAG
- a CDS encoding zinc-dependent alcohol dehydrogenase family protein, with the protein MKAIVMTAPGTPEVLELQDVPAPTIKNDTEILVRLHAAGVNPIDTKLRRRGTVYRDQMPAILGCDGAGVVEAVGAGVQKFQVGDEVYFCAGGLGLSGTGNYAELAVVDQSLVAQKPKSLSFPEAAAAPLVLITAWESLYDRGRLEAGQKVLIQAGAGGVGHVAIQLAKLKGAEVCTTVGSQEKARLVRQLGADYPILYKQTSFVKAALDWTGGEGVDLAFDTVGGKTFYDTCEAVRVYGDIVTILQLDPAEGNLKTARTHNLRISLEHMLTPALKGLTTAQQHQTEILQQCANWIDEGKLKIHLSQRFPLKEAAAAHNAIEAGSMTGKVSLLIN; encoded by the coding sequence ATGAAAGCCATTGTAATGACCGCTCCTGGTACACCTGAAGTGCTCGAACTTCAGGATGTACCAGCTCCCACAATTAAAAACGACACAGAAATCCTGGTGCGTCTTCACGCTGCTGGTGTTAATCCCATTGACACCAAACTGCGGCGTAGAGGCACCGTTTACCGTGACCAAATGCCAGCTATCCTAGGCTGCGATGGTGCTGGTGTGGTAGAAGCTGTTGGTGCTGGTGTCCAGAAATTCCAGGTTGGTGATGAAGTGTATTTCTGTGCTGGGGGATTAGGATTATCTGGTACAGGTAACTATGCCGAACTAGCTGTTGTTGATCAGTCCTTAGTTGCCCAGAAGCCTAAATCCCTCTCCTTCCCTGAAGCCGCTGCTGCTCCTCTAGTACTGATCACTGCCTGGGAATCATTGTATGACCGAGGACGCTTGGAAGCAGGACAAAAGGTGCTGATTCAGGCAGGTGCTGGTGGTGTTGGTCACGTTGCTATTCAGCTAGCTAAGCTCAAAGGTGCTGAGGTTTGTACTACTGTCGGTTCTCAAGAAAAAGCTAGATTAGTGCGTCAGTTAGGTGCTGACTATCCTATCCTTTACAAACAAACTAGCTTTGTGAAAGCTGCCTTGGATTGGACTGGGGGAGAGGGAGTAGATTTGGCGTTCGATACTGTAGGCGGTAAAACCTTTTATGACACCTGTGAAGCAGTGCGGGTATATGGGGATATTGTGACTATCCTCCAACTAGACCCAGCCGAGGGTAATTTGAAGACAGCGCGGACGCATAATTTGCGCATCAGTCTAGAACACATGCTCACCCCAGCCTTGAAAGGACTCACTACAGCTCAACAGCACCAAACCGAGATTCTCCAGCAGTGTGCTAATTGGATTGATGAAGGTAAACTGAAAATTCACCTCAGCCAACGGTTTCCCCTCAAAGAAGCTGCTGCTGCTCACAACGCTATCGAAGCCGGTTCCATGACAGGTAAGGTGTCACTACTTATCAACTAA
- a CDS encoding Npun_R2479 family HD domain-containing metalloprotein, with amino-acid sequence MFNPTEIIIDTCVKNLQTGFHSTYGSLKSDYCELITWATHMALENIANSDALYHNIEHTVLVTLVGQEILWGKHICEGSVSCEDWLQVIISLLCHDIGYIKGICRQDQPDQGLYATGIDNFMITLPTGATDASLTPYHVDRGKQFIDEHFGNHLLIDTKQIKHNIELTRFPVPDDQDHQDKVNYPGLVRAADLIGQLADPRYLQKISALFYEFEEIGKNQILGYRNPGDLRRNYPNFYWNVVYPYIKPALPYLDRSLSGKQILANLYANVFRVEHQSQPKAVFSHPCRYSQTTAQLCTA; translated from the coding sequence ATGTTTAATCCTACCGAGATAATCATTGATACCTGTGTTAAAAACCTACAGACAGGTTTCCACAGCACTTACGGCAGCCTTAAATCAGACTACTGTGAGCTGATTACTTGGGCTACCCACATGGCTCTGGAAAATATTGCTAATAGTGACGCTCTTTATCACAACATTGAACACACCGTCCTAGTCACCCTAGTTGGACAGGAAATCTTGTGGGGTAAGCACATCTGCGAAGGGAGCGTCTCCTGTGAAGACTGGTTGCAGGTGATTATCTCCTTGTTGTGCCATGACATTGGCTATATCAAAGGCATCTGTCGCCAAGACCAACCAGACCAAGGATTGTATGCCACAGGAATAGACAATTTTATGATTACTCTCCCTACAGGTGCCACTGATGCCAGCCTTACTCCCTACCATGTAGACCGGGGTAAGCAGTTTATTGATGAACACTTTGGTAATCACCTGCTGATTGATACTAAGCAGATTAAGCACAATATTGAATTAACCCGTTTCCCAGTACCTGATGATCAGGATCATCAAGACAAGGTTAACTATCCTGGTTTAGTCAGAGCAGCAGATTTGATTGGTCAGCTGGCTGATCCCCGCTACTTACAAAAAATTAGTGCCTTGTTCTACGAGTTTGAAGAAATCGGGAAAAATCAGATTTTAGGCTATCGTAATCCCGGTGATTTGCGCCGGAACTACCCAAACTTTTACTGGAATGTTGTCTATCCTTATATCAAACCCGCATTGCCCTACCTAGACCGAAGCCTTTCTGGTAAACAAATCCTGGCTAATCTCTATGCCAATGTCTTTCGAGTAGAACACCAATCCCAGCCTAAAGCAGTCTTCAGCCATCCCTGTCGCTATAGTCAAACTACAGCACAATTATGTACAGCATGA